The sequence below is a genomic window from Vicinamibacteria bacterium.
GTCCAACAACGCGGGGGAGATCGCGCCCCTGACCGCGGCCGACTTGGCCCGGGCCATGGAGGTTCGGGTCTACACGGTCGGGGTGGGCCGGGGGGGAGAGGTCCCCATGCCCGTGCGGGCGCGCGATCCCACCACCGGCGAAATACACGAGTACACAATGATGACGGAGGTGGATATCGACGAGGAGCTCCTGAAGGCCATCGCCGAGCGCACGGGGGGCGAGTTCTTCCGGGCCACCGACTCCGGATCCCTCCGCCGAATCTTCGACCGCATCGACAAGCTGGAGAAGTCGGAGATCAAGATGACCGCGTACCGACGGTACCGGGAGTGGTTCCCTCCCGTGCTCCTGACCGCGACCGCCCTTCTGGCCGCGGCCGGCCTCGTTTGGGCGGGCGGGCTGCGGGTCGCGCCCGCCTGAGGTCTAGGTCATGGTCTTCGCCTCCCCGCTCTTTTTTCTCGCGCTCCTGACCCTACCCGCCCTGGCCGCGCTGGAGGTGTGGGCCACCCGCCGCGACCGGGAGCGCACCGCCCGCCTCGTGGCCCGGCCGCTATGGGTGCGGGTCCTGCGCCGCCCCCCCGAGCGGTGGCGCTTCCTCCGTCTGGGGTTGCTGCTTCTGGGCACCGCGGGCGTCGTCCTCGCCCTGGCCCGGCCGCAGTGGGGGATCGTGCGGGAGAAGGTGGAGCGGGAAGGGGTGGACGTCGTGCTCGCCCTCGACACCTCCGGGTCCATGGCCACCGAGGACGTTCCTCCCAACCGCATGTTTCTGGCCAAGGCGGCCCTTCTCTCTCTGGTCTCGCAGCTGGAGGGCGACCGCTTCGGACTCTTGGCCTTCGAGGGCGAGGCCTATCCCCTCGTCCCCCTCACCCTGGACGCGGATGCGGTGGGGCTCTTCCTCGAGTCCGTCGAGCCCGGCATCGTCCCCTCGCCGGGCACCTCCCTGGGCGCGGGCCTGGCCCGGGGCCTCGGCCTCTTCGTGGACCCCGACCGCCGAAACAAGGTGCTGGTCCTGGTCTCGGACGGGGAGGACCTGGAGGGCGAGGTCGAGGAGGCGGTGGGCCGCGCGCGGGCGGCGGGGGTGGTGGTCCACACCGTGGGCGTGGGGACCGAGGCCGGGCAGCCTGTCCCCGATTTCGACCGCGAGGGCCGGCGGGTGGGGTTCAAGAAGGACGCCGCCGGCTCGGTGGTGGTCTCGCGCCTGAACATGGCCACCCTGGAGAGCATCGCCCGGGGCACGGGCGGGCGCGCCTTCCGGATCACATCCGCCGACACCAGCCTCTCCGCCCTTGCCTCCGCCATCGAGGGGATGGAGCGGAAGGCCCTGGCCGGCGAGTTTTCGTACCGTCGGAAGGAGCGCTTTCAGGTGCCGCTCGCCGTCGGCCTTCTCGCCCTCGCCTTGGGCCTCACCTTTCCTTTACCAAGCCTGCTCGGCCGGGGCCAAGCGAGCGCGCGGGCGACCGCGGCCGCGCTCCTTCTCCTCTTCGTCCCGACGTTGGCCGCCGCGGCCCCGGCTGCCCCCGCCCCCGCGGGCTCTTCCTCCCTTCTCGACGAGGTCTTGATGCGGCCGCGGCGGCTCACGGCCCGGGGCCAGGCGGAGTACGACCGGGGCAATCATCCCGAGGCGCTCTCGGCCTTCGAAGGGGCGGCGGGGATGCGTCCACAGGACCCCCGCGCCCGCTTCAACCTGGCCGACGCTCTCTACCGGAACGGGAAGTTCGAGGAGGCGGAGGCCCTCTTCCGCGCCCTGGGCGAGGACTCGCCGTCGCCCCTCGCCCCCGCCGCCCGCTTCAACCTCGGCAACGCCCGCTACCAGAGGCAGGACTACCGGGGAGCCATCCAGGCCTACCGAGACGCCCTGCACCTCGCCCCGGAGGACGCGGAGGCGAAGCGCAACCTGGAGCTCGCCCTGCGCGCGCTGAAGAAGCAGCAGGAGCAAAAGCCGCCCCCTGACCGGGGGGAGGAGAAGCAGAAACCGCAAGGGGGAGGCCAGAAGAACGAGCGCCCGGCCGGTCAGCAAAAGAAGGAGAGCCCCGCGCCCGAGACGCCGGAGCAGAAGCAGGAGAAGCGATTTCGCGAGGAGACGGGCATGCCGCGGGAACGGGCCATGCAGCTCCTGGACGCGCTCAAGGAGAACGAGAAGAACGAGCAGAGGAAGCTCCTGAACGCGCGGCGGGCGGAAAAGAAGCGGGGGAAGGACTGGTGAAGCCTGCGGTCTGGCTCGTGCTCGCCCTGGCCGCCCCCTCCGCGCGGGCGGCCGCGGACGACATCGTGCGCTCGGAAGTCGACGCCCGCAAAGTGGGCATCGACGACCCGCTCGAGCTCACTATCACCGCGGAGGGGCAGCTTCAGGAGGAGGTGGCCCTCCCCGCCCTCCGGAACCTCCAGGTCGCGGGCGGGCCCAGCGTCTCCACCCAGTTCTCGTTCGTGAACGGGGTCACCTCCCAGTCCAAGACCTACACCTACGTCCTGCAGCCGGTCATGGTGGGCAAAGCGGAGGTGGGGCCCGTGCGCGCCCGCATGGCTGGGGGCGAGCGCACCGCTCCCGCCATCTCCATCGAGGTCGTGGCGGGCAGCATCCGGCCCCGGGAGCGCCCCCCGAGGGCCGCGGATCCCTTCTCCGAGGACCCCTTCTCGTCGTTTTTAAGAGGCGCGCGGGGCCCGGAGCCCAAGCTCTTCGTGGAGGCTGTCCCCAGCCGGACCACGCTGCACGTGGGCGAGCCCCTTCTCTTCACCTACTACCTGTACACACAGGCCACGGTGACGGACGTGAAGTTCGTGGAGGCGCCCCAATACGCCGGTTTTTGGGCGGAGGATCTGGAGCGAGGCAACACCCCGCCCGCCGGGGAAGGAGTCACGGTGGGGGGGGAGTCGTACCGGCGCTTCCCGATCATCCAAAAGCTGCTCTTCCCGACGCGTCCCGGCCGCCTGACTCTTCCCGCCTCCAGCCTCAAATTGGGCATCCAAAGGCAGAGCGTGTTCGACCGTGGTGGGGTGGTGCAGCGCTCCACGCGGCCGGTGGTCGTGGTCGCGGAGCCTATCCCCGACGAGCCCGGCTTCTCGGGGGCGGTGGGGCGCTTTCAGGCCACGGCCACCCTCGACCGCTCCACCCTGGCCCTCGGCGAAGCCGCCACCCTGCGCTTCCGGGTGGAGGGGAGCGGCAACCTCAAGTGGCTCGACCGCGCCCCCGAGGTGAGGCTGCCCGGGGCCAGGGTCTACCCTCCCCAGGTCAAGAGCGAGATCAAGGCCGAGCCCGGCGGGATGCGGGGGGCGAAGACGTGGGAGTTCGTGGTGGTGCCGCAGACGAGCGGGACGCTCGAGATCCCGTCCCTGGCCTTCTCCTACTTCGATCCCCAGGCGGGGCGGATCCTCCGCGCAGAGACGCCCGCCCTTCCCCTCCGGGTGGGGGGCGGGAACGCGGCCGCGGACGCGCCCGCCCCCCCGGCCGCGGCCAAGGAGGCAGCCACGTCGCTGGCCCTGCGCGCGGACCTCGACCCCGCCCGGCAGCGGCTTCCTGTCCTGAGCGGCCTCTCTCTGGCCCTCATCGCGGGCGTGGGCCTTCTCGTGCACGCCGGGATATGGGGCGCGGCCCGCTGGCGCGAGCGCGGCCCGGGCGGGGAGGGCCGCTTGGCCCCGCGGCGAAGCGCGCGGGCCGCCCTGAACGCGTTGGAGCGGGCGGGCGCCGGGGGGCTGACCAAGGAGGCCGCGGCCACTCTCATCGAGAAGACGCTCCACGACGTGTTCGGGCCTCTCGAGGGGGGGGAGGATGGGGAGCGCGTTCGGGCGGCCCGCGTGATCCTCCAGGAGGTCGAGTTCGTGCGCTACGCCCCCCAGCTCGGCGACTACACGGAGACGATCCGCGACCTGGCGGCGCGCGCGCGGGAGGTGGTGCGGCGGTGGGCCTGAAGCTCGCGCCGATCCTCCTCGCCGCGGGGCTCTTGGCGGGAGCCGCCGCCGACGGCGGTGGCGTCAGGGCGGGGGAGCGCTTCCGCGAGGCCAACGACCTCGCCCGCGCCGGCGATTATCCCAAAGCGATCGCGCTCTATGAGGGGCTGGCGTCGGGGGGGCAGGAGAGCGCCTCCCTCTACTGGAACTGGGCCCAGACGGCGGCCGCCCGCGGCGCTCCCGGGGAGGCCCTCTGGGCTCTCCTGCGCGCCCGCGAGCTGGACCCCGGGGACCGAGCAGTGGCCCGCGAGATCGAGCGAAGGCGGGAGGCCTTCAACCTGGATCCGGCCGAGATCGCACCCGACCCCTGGGCGGGCGGGCTGCGGGTGGCCCGCCGATACCATCTCGACCTTGCAGGCGTGCTCCTGGTGCTCCTGTCGCTGCCCCTCCACGCAGCGATGCGTCTCTGGCCGGCGGTCCGGGGAGCCAGCGCCCCCGCCGGGCTTGCGCTCGGCCTGGGCCTCGTCCTGACCGTAGGCTCCGCGGCGTCGTCCCTCACCCGACCGGTCGGGGTCGTGATCCGGCGCGGTGCGCCCCTCCTGGACGCGGCCTCGCCCACGGCCGAGGCCGTGGGCACCCTGCGGGAGGGCGAGGTCGTGCCCATCCTGGAGGGGAGCGGCGACTATCTGCGGGTCGAGGACTCTTCGGGGGCGCGGGGGTGGGCGCTGGCGCCCGATGTGAGGCGCCTACTAGGGCCTATTGCACCGTCCCGCTGAAGGGGTGGGTGACCTGGACGGGCGCGGACGACGCGTGATGGTGGATCATCCGCCAGCCCTGGGGGGTCTGGCGGAACAGGTTGGTGGCCTGGGCCACGGCCAAGCCTACGTCCTCCTCGCTCTGGGCGGTGATGTTTTCGCTGCAGGAGACGACCGCCAGATCGCCGAAGCTCTCGATGCGGACGGCGGTGGGGGTGACCCGGATCCAGCGGGTGTGAGCGAAGATCTGCTCCCAGGACTGGCGCACCGCTTCCCAGCCCACGAGGGCGTCCCAGCCCGGGTGCACGC
It includes:
- a CDS encoding BatD family protein codes for the protein MKPAVWLVLALAAPSARAAADDIVRSEVDARKVGIDDPLELTITAEGQLQEEVALPALRNLQVAGGPSVSTQFSFVNGVTSQSKTYTYVLQPVMVGKAEVGPVRARMAGGERTAPAISIEVVAGSIRPRERPPRAADPFSEDPFSSFLRGARGPEPKLFVEAVPSRTTLHVGEPLLFTYYLYTQATVTDVKFVEAPQYAGFWAEDLERGNTPPAGEGVTVGGESYRRFPIIQKLLFPTRPGRLTLPASSLKLGIQRQSVFDRGGVVQRSTRPVVVVAEPIPDEPGFSGAVGRFQATATLDRSTLALGEAATLRFRVEGSGNLKWLDRAPEVRLPGARVYPPQVKSEIKAEPGGMRGAKTWEFVVVPQTSGTLEIPSLAFSYFDPQAGRILRAETPALPLRVGGGNAAADAPAPPAAAKEAATSLALRADLDPARQRLPVLSGLSLALIAGVGLLVHAGIWGAARWRERGPGGEGRLAPRRSARAALNALERAGAGGLTKEAAATLIEKTLHDVFGPLEGGEDGERVRAARVILQEVEFVRYAPQLGDYTETIRDLAARAREVVRRWA
- a CDS encoding nuclear transport factor 2 family protein — its product is MRELESSTHAQSEAVRQVNDLFYRALENLDLAAMDGLWLHEGWVHCVHPGWDALVGWEAVRQSWEQIFAHTRWIRVTPTAVRIESFGDLAVVSCSENITAQSEEDVGLAVAQATNLFRQTPQGWRMIHHHASSAPVQVTHPFSGTVQ
- a CDS encoding tetratricopeptide repeat protein, translating into MVFASPLFFLALLTLPALAALEVWATRRDRERTARLVARPLWVRVLRRPPERWRFLRLGLLLLGTAGVVLALARPQWGIVREKVEREGVDVVLALDTSGSMATEDVPPNRMFLAKAALLSLVSQLEGDRFGLLAFEGEAYPLVPLTLDADAVGLFLESVEPGIVPSPGTSLGAGLARGLGLFVDPDRRNKVLVLVSDGEDLEGEVEEAVGRARAAGVVVHTVGVGTEAGQPVPDFDREGRRVGFKKDAAGSVVVSRLNMATLESIARGTGGRAFRITSADTSLSALASAIEGMERKALAGEFSYRRKERFQVPLAVGLLALALGLTFPLPSLLGRGQASARATAAALLLLFVPTLAAAAPAAPAPAGSSSLLDEVLMRPRRLTARGQAEYDRGNHPEALSAFEGAAGMRPQDPRARFNLADALYRNGKFEEAEALFRALGEDSPSPLAPAARFNLGNARYQRQDYRGAIQAYRDALHLAPEDAEAKRNLELALRALKKQQEQKPPPDRGEEKQKPQGGGQKNERPAGQQKKESPAPETPEQKQEKRFREETGMPRERAMQLLDALKENEKNEQRKLLNARRAEKKRGKDW
- a CDS encoding SH3 domain-containing protein, which codes for MGLKLAPILLAAGLLAGAAADGGGVRAGERFREANDLARAGDYPKAIALYEGLASGGQESASLYWNWAQTAAARGAPGEALWALLRARELDPGDRAVAREIERRREAFNLDPAEIAPDPWAGGLRVARRYHLDLAGVLLVLLSLPLHAAMRLWPAVRGASAPAGLALGLGLVLTVGSAASSLTRPVGVVIRRGAPLLDAASPTAEAVGTLREGEVVPILEGSGDYLRVEDSSGARGWALAPDVRRLLGPIAPSR